A genomic region of Gossypium hirsutum isolate 1008001.06 chromosome D01, Gossypium_hirsutum_v2.1, whole genome shotgun sequence contains the following coding sequences:
- the LOC107922549 gene encoding probable protein S-acyltransferase 23 gives MASSEIEVVPSESEPKTTQQQNSTQQIAIIDVFSASAYGDFDKLRKFVEEDGASLATPDGNSYYALQWAALNNFSDIAQYIIDHGGNVNATDNNQQTALHWAAVKGSIAVADVLLQNGARVEAADLNGYRAVHIAAQYGQTAFLNHIVAKYHAEYDAPDNCGRSPLHWAAFKGFSDTIRLLLFRDAFQGKQDIEGCTPLHWAALRGNVEACMVLVHAGTKQELWVKDKAGNTPLKLASDKGHRQIALLLSKAERANSKRLFDKIHGGKMGEVGYAPILFCVIIVLIILFINSVLATPTLPKVTAIVGLWGWIGVSLGIGSLIMFYRCCSKDPGYIKKSRRLDGYEDTEDPLLNIELNNASVWTGNWDQLCPTCKIIRPVRSKHCPICKHCIEQFDHHCPWISNCVGKRNKWDFFVFICMGTLTSFIGAFVAVQRIWTAIPALSAGKTWIHLVIDHHPGIVAFLLLDALVLTSATTLTIIQATQIARNITTNEVSNAIRYRYLHGPEGRFRNPYNHGCRKNCTDFFIRGYTDDEIAWPPLQSVAS, from the exons ATGGCTTCTTCAGAGATCGAGGTGGTACCATCAGAATCAGAACCGAAAACAACCCAACAACAAAACTCTACTCAACAAATTGCTATTATCGACGTCTTCTCGGCCTCTGCCTATGGAGATTTTGACAAACTGAGAAAATTCGTAGAAGAAGATGGTGCCTCACTTGCAACACCTGACGGTAACAGCTATTACGCCCTTCAGTGGGCTGCTCTTAACAACTTCTCAGATATTGCTCAGTACATTATCGAT CATGGTGGAAATGTAAATGCAACTGACAATAACCAGCAGACAGCTCTGCATTGGGCTGCAGTTAAGGGTTCGATTGCTGTGGCAGATGTGCTCTTGCAAAATGGAGCTCGGGTGGAAGCAGCTGATCTCAATGGTTATCGT GCAGTTCATATTGCTGCTCAATATGGGCAAACAGCTTTCTTAAATCATATTGTTGCAAAATATCACGCAGAATATGATGCACCTGATAACTGTGGAAGGTCGCCACTTCATTG GGCTGCATTCAAGGGATTTTCAGATACAATTAGATTGCTTCTATTTCGAGATGCGTTTCAAGGGAAACAAGACATAGAAG GTTGCACTCCATTGCACTGGGCTGCACTAAGAGGAAATGTAGAGGCATGCATGGTTCTCGTGCATGCAGGCACAAAGCAGGAATTATGGGTAAAAGATAAAGCTGGAAACACCCCCCTTAAGCTTGCATCTGATAAAGGTCATCGGCAGATTGCCCTTCTCCTT TCTAAAGCAGAAAGAGCCAATAGCAAACGGTTGTTCGACAAAATTCATGGTGGGAAGATGGGGGAAGTTGGTTATGCTCCCATATTATTTTGTGTTATCATTGTTCTAATTATCCTCTTCATCAACTCAGTTCTTGCTA CTCCAACTCTTCCTAAGGTAACTGCCATTGTTGGactttggggatggattggtgtTTCTCTTGGTATTGGCTCGTTGATAATGTTCTACAGGTGTTGTAG CAAAGATCCaggttatataaaaaaatctagaAGATTGGATGGCTATGAAGATACAGAG GATCCCTTGCTGAATATTGAGCTGAACAACGCATCTGTATGGACAGGAAACTGGGATCAGCTTTGCCCTACCTGCAAG ATAATAAGACCTGTACGTTCTAAGCACTGTCCTATCTGTAAGCACTGTATTGAACAGTTTGACCACCATTGCCCATGGATATCTAACTGCGTAGGAAAG AGAAACAAATGGGATTTCTTTGTTTTCATATGTATGGGAACCTTGACTTCATTCATTGGTGCCTTTGTTGCAGTTCAAA GGATATGGACAGCAATACCTGCATTGTCTGCTGGTAAAACATGGATTCATCTTGTGATTGATCATCATCCTGGTATTGTTGCATTTCTCCTTTTGGATGCTCTTGTTTTGACTTCTGCTACAACTTTGACCATAATACAGGCAACCCAG ATAGCTCGGAATATCACCACTAACGAAGTATCAAACGCCATTCGCTATCGGTATCTCCATGGCCCCGAAGGACGGTTTCGGAACCCATATAACCATGGTTGCCGAAAGAATTGTACAGATTTCTTCATTCGTGGTTACACAGATGATGAGATTGCTTGGCCTCCATTACAGAGTGTTGCCAGTTAG